One Nicotiana tomentosiformis chromosome 4, ASM39032v3, whole genome shotgun sequence genomic window carries:
- the LOC138909962 gene encoding uncharacterized protein, whose protein sequence is MESLAFIPVGDRPLALDVKALANRVVRLDVSEPSTVLACMVSQSSLFERIKAHQYDDPHLHVLNNTVQNSDTKEVIIGDDAVFKIQGWICVPNMDGLQELILADTHSSRCSIHQGTVKIYHDLKHHNWWTRMTKDIVEYVARCLNCQQVTYER, encoded by the coding sequence atggagagtcttgcttttattccagttggggatagaccattagctttggatgttaAGGCTTTGGCCAATAGggttgtgaggttggatgtttcagagcccagcaCAGTCCTTGCTTGTATGGTTTCACAGtcgtctttgtttgagcgcatcaaggcgcatcaatatgatgatccccacttgcatGTCCTTAACAACACAGTGCAAAACAGTGATACTAAGGAGGTTATTATTGGTGATGATGCGGTATTCAAAATTCAGGgctggatttgtgtgcccaatatggatgggttgcAGGAGTTGATTCTTGCGGATACCCATAGTTCACGGTGTTCCATTCATCAGGGCACTGTGAAGATATACCATGATTTGAAACATCACAACTGGTGGACAAGGATGACGAAAGATATTGTAGAGTATGtcgctcggtgtttgaactgtcagcaagttACGTACGAGCGTTAg